In Wolbachia endosymbiont (group B) of Germaria angustata, the following are encoded in one genomic region:
- the hemA gene encoding 5-aminolevulinate synthase, with protein MVDYEKIFLNKIKDIKEEGRYREFTHFASLPGKLPYIMDYERNREVIVWCSNNYLGMSQNDSVIAAIQNSSVGAGGTRNISGTTKEVVELEKSLADLHQKEAALTFACGYLANQTTLSTLSSVIPGVVIFSDEKNHSSMIEGIKSGKRPKHIFRHNDTDHLEQLLRSIDIKTPKIIALESVYSMDGDVAPLEAICDLADQYNAITYLDEVHAVGMYGPRGGGIAEREGLMDRITVIQGTLSKAFGVMGGYIASSKSLVDVIRSSAPGFIFTTAMSPVLAAAAKASVEHLKSSNVEREKQKQSVEKVKDSLRNAGVNFMQTETHIIPIIIGDPELSKKASKLLFDKYGIYVQHINYPTVSKGTERFRITPTPYHTNEMIEHLTKSLVKVFEKLSVCVCC; from the coding sequence TTGGTAGACTACGAAAAAATATTCTTAAATAAAATCAAAGATATAAAAGAAGAAGGGCGCTATCGTGAATTCACGCATTTTGCGTCATTACCTGGCAAACTTCCCTATATTATGGATTATGAAAGAAATAGAGAGGTTATTGTCTGGTGCAGTAATAATTATCTGGGAATGTCACAAAACGATAGTGTCATTGCTGCTATTCAAAATTCATCTGTTGGTGCTGGAGGAACAAGAAATATATCAGGTACAACAAAGGAAGTTGTTGAGCTCGAGAAGTCTTTGGCTGACTTGCATCAAAAAGAAGCTGCTTTAACTTTTGCTTGTGGCTATCTTGCCAACCAAACTACACTTAGTACTTTATCGTCTGTTATTCCGGGCGTGGTAATTTTTTCAGATGAGAAAAACCATTCTTCAATGATAGAAGGTATAAAGTCAGGCAAAAGACCGAAGCACATATTTAGGCATAATGACACTGATCACTTAGAGCAATTGCTAAGATCTATAGATATAAAAACACCGAAAATAATAGCGCTTGAATCTGTATACTCAATGGATGGTGATGTAGCACCGCTTGAAGCGATATGTGATCTAGCAGATCAGTATAATGCAATTACCTATTTGGATGAGGTACACGCAGTTGGCATGTATGGACCGCGCGGTGGCGGAATTGCAGAAAGAGAAGGTTTGATGGATAGAATAACTGTTATTCAGGGTACATTATCAAAGGCTTTTGGAGTGATGGGTGGATATATAGCGTCTTCAAAGAGCTTGGTGGATGTAATAAGAAGTTCAGCCCCAGGATTTATTTTTACTACTGCTATGTCACCCGTTTTAGCAGCAGCAGCAAAGGCAAGCGTTGAGCATTTAAAATCGAGCAATGTTGAAAGAGAGAAGCAAAAGCAGTCTGTTGAAAAGGTAAAAGACTCACTGAGAAACGCAGGAGTGAATTTTATGCAAACAGAAACTCATATAATTCCAATCATAATTGGCGATCCTGAGTTGTCCAAAAAAGCATCAAAATTGTTATTTGATAAGTATGGAATATATGTACAACATATAAATTACCCAACAGTTTCAAAGGGGACTGAGCGCTTCCGTATTACTCCTACGCCTTACCATACAAATGAAATGATAGAGCATTTAACAAAATCTCTTGTAAAAGTTTTTGAGAAATTGTCTGTTTGTGTCTGTTGTTGA
- the htpG gene encoding molecular chaperone HtpG — translation MHNIQETESLKFDAEVGKVLNIVIHSLYTNKDIFLRELISNASDACDKLRYGSQLNADLLDSSDELKITISSSKDKNELYITDNGIGMNRQDLIDNLGTIASSGTQKFLDAIKNNKDSNQAVELIGKFGVGFYSSFMVASEVIVESRKAGEEESWVWKSKGDGEYSISKLDGQISRGTKITLIMRPEESEFLDKFRIENIVTTYSDHINFPIEFVNEEGKSEKLNSKAAIWTKPKNDVTPEEHNDFFRGVAHVGDEPWMILHNKNEGAIEYTNLLYIPSIKPYDLFHPDRRCSVKLYVNKVFITEDNVQIIPQYLRFLKGVVDSPDLPLNISRETLQNNRVVEQIRKSLTKRAVSELGKKAKDNLEEYTKFWGNFGAVLKEGLCEAMPTDEREALLSICRFHSTSDDKLVSIDDYISRMKPEQEHIYYLTGNSLDSVKNSPQLEGFVSKGLEVLLFVDPVDDFWTSVIHEYKDQKFKSVTRADVDLEKFSSEEGKKDEENKSDENKSEENADSILEYFTKVLGSLVKSVKISKKLTDSPVCLAVDEGTMDLRMERFLREQKQLNYRTPKVLEINIKHPLIRNIMESHAENGENPTLGDMIYLLFYQACIVEGEEMEDVSLFAKRLNNLLGKISI, via the coding sequence ATGCACAACATACAAGAAACTGAAAGTTTAAAATTTGACGCTGAAGTAGGCAAAGTACTAAATATAGTAATTCATTCACTTTATACCAATAAGGATATTTTCTTGCGTGAGTTAATATCAAATGCATCAGATGCATGTGATAAATTGCGTTATGGATCACAATTAAATGCTGATTTATTAGATTCAAGTGATGAGTTGAAGATTACTATTAGCTCCAGTAAAGATAAGAATGAGCTGTATATAACCGACAATGGAATTGGAATGAACAGACAGGATTTAATAGATAATCTTGGTACGATTGCAAGTTCTGGTACGCAAAAATTCTTGGATGCAATTAAGAATAATAAAGATTCAAACCAAGCTGTAGAACTGATTGGAAAATTTGGTGTTGGTTTTTATTCAAGCTTCATGGTTGCCTCAGAAGTTATAGTAGAATCAAGAAAAGCAGGAGAAGAAGAGTCTTGGGTATGGAAATCTAAAGGAGATGGAGAATATTCAATCAGCAAGTTAGATGGTCAAATCTCTCGTGGCACAAAAATTACGCTCATCATGCGTCCTGAAGAAAGCGAATTTTTAGACAAATTTCGTATTGAAAACATCGTTACTACTTACTCTGATCACATAAATTTTCCCATTGAGTTTGTAAATGAAGAAGGAAAAAGTGAAAAATTAAATAGCAAAGCTGCAATTTGGACTAAGCCAAAAAATGACGTTACTCCAGAAGAGCACAACGACTTCTTCCGTGGTGTTGCGCATGTAGGTGATGAGCCTTGGATGATACTGCATAATAAAAATGAAGGTGCAATAGAATATACGAATTTGCTTTATATTCCTTCTATCAAGCCTTATGATTTGTTTCATCCAGATAGACGCTGCTCTGTAAAGTTATATGTCAATAAAGTATTTATTACTGAAGATAATGTACAAATTATACCACAATACCTGCGTTTCTTGAAAGGTGTGGTTGATTCACCAGATTTGCCTCTCAACATCAGCAGAGAAACACTGCAGAATAATCGCGTTGTTGAGCAGATTAGGAAATCCCTAACTAAACGCGCGGTATCAGAGCTCGGCAAAAAAGCAAAAGATAATTTAGAGGAATACACAAAATTCTGGGGCAATTTTGGTGCGGTGTTAAAAGAAGGTCTTTGCGAAGCTATGCCAACTGATGAAAGAGAAGCGTTGCTTTCCATTTGCAGATTTCATAGCACCAGTGATGATAAGCTAGTTAGTATTGATGATTATATAAGCAGAATGAAGCCTGAACAGGAACATATCTACTATCTCACAGGTAATAGTCTCGATTCAGTGAAAAACAGTCCACAACTTGAAGGATTTGTCAGTAAGGGATTGGAGGTGCTTCTATTTGTTGATCCAGTTGATGATTTCTGGACTAGCGTAATTCATGAATATAAAGATCAAAAATTTAAGTCTGTGACCCGTGCTGATGTTGATTTAGAAAAATTCTCTTCAGAAGAAGGTAAGAAAGATGAAGAAAATAAATCAGATGAAAACAAAAGCGAAGAAAACGCGGATTCTATACTCGAATACTTCACCAAGGTTCTTGGAAGCTTAGTAAAAAGTGTAAAGATCTCTAAGAAATTAACCGATAGTCCTGTGTGTCTAGCAGTTGATGAAGGAACTATGGATCTCCGTATGGAGCGTTTTTTACGTGAACAGAAGCAGCTAAATTACCGCACGCCAAAAGTACTTGAAATTAACATTAAGCATCCTTTGATAAGAAACATAATGGAATCTCACGCTGAAAATGGTGAAAATCCAACACTTGGAGATATGATTTACTTATTGTTCTATCAAGCTTGTATAGTGGAAGGTGAAGAGATGGAAGACGTAAGTCTATTTGCTAAAAGGCTCAATAACTTGCTTGGCAAAATTTCTATTTAA
- a CDS encoding inositol monophosphatase family protein — MAISSPRINVMLDSVRSASKQLIRDFNELQISSVKSADFINKTYLKSKQLMYDCLKNYNQNYDFIFEDNVGQDLKEGSYTWFIMPIEGKENLFSCMVYFAVSVCLIHKNRVVAAVIDAPALRETFWAEEKKGAFLEDFKSRHVKMRMKAREGGIIDISGNLLNKLPLDNNNLRSLGSTVLGFAYLAAGRYNGIIYSGINKYKTSLGKLFLQESGGRLREDNALVIAGDIN; from the coding sequence ATGGCCATTTCATCACCACGAATCAATGTGATGCTTGATTCTGTACGCAGTGCCTCCAAGCAGCTTATACGTGATTTTAATGAATTGCAAATTTCAAGCGTTAAGTCAGCAGACTTTATCAATAAAACTTATTTGAAATCCAAGCAACTTATGTACGATTGCTTGAAAAACTACAACCAGAACTATGACTTTATTTTTGAAGACAATGTAGGCCAAGATCTAAAAGAAGGCAGTTATACTTGGTTTATTATGCCTATAGAAGGCAAGGAAAACCTTTTTAGTTGTATGGTTTATTTTGCAGTATCAGTTTGTCTCATTCATAAAAACAGAGTTGTAGCAGCTGTGATTGATGCTCCAGCCCTTAGAGAAACTTTCTGGGCAGAGGAAAAGAAAGGAGCTTTTCTTGAAGATTTCAAATCTCGCCATGTAAAAATGCGGATGAAAGCTCGTGAAGGGGGAATAATAGACATAAGTGGTAATTTGTTAAATAAATTACCACTTGACAATAATAATCTACGCTCCCTTGGCTCAACGGTACTAGGTTTTGCATATCTTGCTGCCGGAAGATACAATGGAATAATTTACTCTGGAATTAATAAATATAAAACTTCACTCGGTAAGCTTTTTCTGCAAGAAAGCGGTGGGAGATTAAGGGAAGATAACGCGCTTGTCATTGCTGGAGATATAAACTAA
- a CDS encoding DEAD/DEAH box helicase, with translation MSSISNQERQSIISTLEKINCKLKGESIKLDDTKESIIVARRKSVVKGILEHLKNPSIANCNVMIDAETGFGKTYDIRILSHVLAQAGFHHLVAVPSSDLVNQAKKMMSSAFTVNIRTPKTAEEIKNALKATKPTTIIVTHNLLLQQENDRKFKDQNTKLWISVDEADSINKQQDFENMCKLDEKYPTTYLTVTPKRRILNRCGKVISPTRLSRRCIANAIETASVIAKTNRRTNFTLAFVVNIAVTIIPMITLFPVINSNVAAVIGLTSDYWLYSALTGNLYYTISMFIFGIVMLPIWWVLTKATGVESKELLSRFLANVRSLFTREKSSPAHEYVEESEEVFNYNKLVDTDDLLTSIRWNVQSPIGESALLLADDVNSIVNLNFALQGRDNLVYEGSTRYEVYNKFQPEGISYQDYRLKLREANFISCVKKQHPSLTEEQISELKEKVDFSSTAEYLKYRVMHSMIDLTLSYLMKCDNITLDKKRREGLSELIEDVKKNVSTTNDNNIISYLERKGFSEQFARDELLLQIKTVIEALSKSDNEQCSLIVDNWRLSKELHDLMEREEGILHSLIDFCKQNKCIFAGIGKNDLGIGENRLFSAIIRNQIGGYRTLYCDYEKRDFDSLAKYALITVIDGSKGRGFDSEYNHVASIFADSVSQFNNPSEALQNLGRNRERNESRQSWFFAAAGEEVELFVNKILANFKNEPQKFCQKVLFPATNKYNKLLKNRMGEELGRKIEIYISKNIDALGNIDDSALKKFSSDLIKETYEKVHDINDFDVKKTE, from the coding sequence GTGAGTTCTATCAGTAATCAAGAAAGGCAAAGTATTATAAGTACCTTAGAAAAAATCAACTGCAAGCTAAAAGGTGAATCTATAAAACTTGATGATACAAAGGAATCTATAATAGTAGCACGTCGTAAATCTGTTGTTAAAGGGATATTGGAACATCTCAAAAACCCTTCCATTGCTAACTGTAATGTTATGATCGATGCAGAAACTGGATTTGGTAAGACTTACGACATTAGAATACTGAGTCATGTACTAGCCCAAGCAGGATTTCATCATCTGGTTGCAGTACCAAGCAGTGATCTAGTAAACCAAGCTAAAAAAATGATGAGTAGTGCATTTACTGTAAACATTAGGACACCTAAAACTGCTGAGGAAATTAAAAATGCACTGAAGGCAACTAAACCTACAACAATTATAGTGACACATAACCTGTTATTACAGCAAGAAAATGATCGTAAATTTAAAGACCAAAATACCAAGTTGTGGATTAGTGTTGATGAAGCAGACAGTATTAACAAGCAGCAGGATTTTGAGAATATGTGCAAGCTTGATGAGAAATATCCTACAACTTACCTAACTGTAACACCAAAGAGAAGGATTTTAAATAGATGCGGAAAAGTTATCAGCCCGACAAGATTGAGTAGACGTTGTATTGCAAACGCCATCGAAACAGCAAGTGTTATTGCAAAAACCAATAGGAGAACAAATTTCACTCTAGCATTTGTAGTGAATATTGCTGTTACTATAATACCTATGATTACATTATTTCCTGTTATAAATAGTAATGTTGCTGCTGTAATTGGTCTAACTTCAGATTATTGGCTGTATTCTGCTTTGACTGGAAACTTATATTATACAATTTCTATGTTTATATTTGGTATAGTAATGTTGCCAATTTGGTGGGTACTAACTAAAGCAACTGGTGTAGAGTCAAAAGAACTGCTTTCTAGATTTCTTGCTAACGTGCGTAGCTTATTTACTAGAGAAAAATCGAGCCCAGCTCATGAATATGTTGAAGAGAGCGAAGAAGTTTTTAATTACAATAAGCTTGTTGATACCGATGATTTATTAACTTCTATAAGATGGAATGTGCAAAGCCCAATTGGAGAAAGTGCTCTGCTTTTAGCTGATGATGTAAATAGTATAGTTAATCTTAACTTTGCGTTGCAGGGTAGAGATAATTTAGTATATGAAGGTAGTACACGTTATGAAGTGTATAATAAATTTCAGCCTGAAGGGATATCTTATCAAGACTATAGGCTCAAGTTACGCGAAGCGAACTTTATAAGCTGCGTTAAAAAGCAACATCCTAGTCTGACAGAAGAGCAGATATCTGAATTAAAAGAAAAGGTGGATTTCAGTAGTACTGCTGAATATCTAAAATATAGAGTAATGCATTCAATGATCGATCTTACTCTCTCATATTTAATGAAGTGTGATAATATTACTTTAGATAAAAAAAGAAGAGAAGGTTTGAGTGAATTGATAGAAGATGTTAAAAAGAATGTTAGCACCACTAATGATAACAATATTATAAGCTACCTAGAGAGAAAAGGCTTTAGTGAGCAATTTGCTAGAGATGAGCTCTTACTGCAAATAAAGACAGTAATTGAAGCACTGAGTAAAAGTGATAATGAGCAATGCAGCTTAATAGTTGATAATTGGCGCTTAAGCAAAGAGCTCCATGACCTCATGGAAAGAGAGGAAGGTATACTACATAGTCTCATTGATTTCTGCAAACAAAATAAATGTATCTTTGCAGGAATTGGGAAAAATGATCTTGGTATTGGAGAAAACAGACTCTTTTCAGCGATAATACGTAATCAGATAGGTGGATATCGAACTCTTTATTGTGATTATGAAAAAAGAGATTTTGATTCATTGGCTAAATATGCGTTGATAACGGTTATAGATGGATCGAAAGGTCGTGGATTTGATAGTGAATATAATCATGTTGCATCAATATTTGCAGATTCGGTTAGTCAGTTCAATAATCCATCTGAAGCCCTACAGAATCTTGGAAGAAATAGAGAGCGTAATGAGAGCAGACAATCATGGTTTTTCGCTGCTGCAGGTGAAGAAGTTGAGCTATTTGTGAATAAGATCTTAGCAAATTTTAAAAACGAACCACAGAAATTTTGTCAGAAAGTTTTGTTTCCAGCTACTAATAAATACAATAAGTTGCTAAAAAATAGAATGGGAGAAGAACTTGGAAGAAAAATAGAAATCTATATTAGTAAAAATATTGATGCATTAGGAAATATTGATGATTCAGCTCTGAAGAAGTTTTCTAGTGATTTGATAAAAGAAACGTATGAAAAAGTTCATGATATAAATGATTTTGATGTCAAAAAGACAGAATAA
- the rimM gene encoding ribosome maturation factor RimM (Essential for efficient processing of 16S rRNA) — MNICLGIITSPHGIKGAVKIKTFTEKPENIFLYGELIIGSENYKISLVSVVSNNLVIATISGVNSRNEAELLRNKKLYIERDKLPQLNDEDEFYQDDLVNMEVRLESNELYGYVKSVNNFGSGDILEILVISTKKNIMLSFTKEVFPYINMKERYIVINMPEFIGQ, encoded by the coding sequence ATGAATATATGCCTCGGAATAATTACTTCTCCTCATGGAATCAAAGGAGCTGTCAAAATAAAAACCTTTACTGAAAAGCCCGAAAATATTTTCCTATATGGTGAACTAATAATCGGAAGTGAAAATTATAAAATAAGCTTGGTGTCTGTTGTCAGTAATAATTTAGTAATAGCAACAATTAGCGGTGTGAATTCCCGTAATGAAGCAGAGCTTTTAAGAAATAAAAAGTTATATATAGAAAGAGATAAGCTACCACAGTTAAATGATGAGGATGAATTTTACCAAGATGATCTTGTGAATATGGAAGTAAGACTAGAGAGTAATGAATTATATGGCTATGTGAAGTCTGTGAATAATTTCGGCTCGGGGGATATATTAGAAATTTTGGTTATCAGCACAAAAAAAAACATTATGTTATCTTTTACTAAAGAAGTATTTCCATACATCAACATGAAGGAAAGGTATATAGTAATCAACATGCCAGAATTCATTGGCCAATAA
- the efp gene encoding elongation factor P — MAERANDIRPGQVLEHNGGLFLVVSIMHTQPGKGGAYIQAEMKNIQTGAKYYERFRSDATIRRAILDEEEYVYLFTEGNIVNLMHPSSYEQIVINLDLLGEKKAYLQDNMKIKVVTYQDKIISAHVPDHVTLTVKETESVIKGQTVNASYKPAILENGIRVNVPQFIKEGDKIVLHTPDNSYYERVKE; from the coding sequence ATGGCAGAAAGGGCTAATGATATCAGGCCAGGTCAGGTACTAGAACATAACGGTGGATTGTTTTTGGTTGTAAGTATTATGCATACTCAACCTGGTAAAGGTGGTGCATATATACAAGCTGAAATGAAAAATATCCAAACAGGAGCAAAGTACTATGAGAGGTTTCGCTCTGATGCAACAATCAGAAGGGCAATTTTAGATGAAGAGGAATATGTTTATCTCTTTACTGAAGGGAATATCGTAAATCTTATGCATCCAAGTAGTTACGAGCAGATTGTTATAAATTTAGACTTATTAGGGGAAAAGAAGGCTTATTTGCAAGATAATATGAAAATTAAAGTAGTAACTTATCAAGATAAAATAATTTCTGCACATGTGCCTGATCACGTTACACTAACTGTAAAAGAGACAGAGTCTGTTATCAAAGGTCAGACTGTTAATGCTTCTTATAAGCCTGCAATTTTGGAAAACGGAATACGTGTTAACGTGCCTCAATTTATAAAAGAAGGGGATAAAATTGTATTACATACTCCTGATAACAGCTATTACGAAAGAGTAAAAGAGTAA
- a CDS encoding P-loop NTPase fold protein — protein sequence MCFKKLISLVRFRKKENEQLPKVATWENDCLGYKQVASKFSSIIKTIDKSFSIVSLEGYDKWGKTFFLKEWAKDLEQQNEIAAYYSAWDISALDQPLPSFLHFLFEDLFASYKVKRSVIQQFKNINQELFSLNTLGKLISKSPLAMLSVFLDAAKEADKKDIGFVLGELNLLQRRKENIRDFKIQLADVVNKIRKDKNIYIMVDDLDICRPKFIVDFLESIKYMLDVEGLVFIISVSQDKSNVQRAISTILGPNSSLKSFTDLSLHLPKEPTERFIRKLFESSELPKKSKSLIIDSFIFYAESFSLSLKAIQYCVKKIKLCFLNYVKVDPNLFTFLIILQSVNTDLYEELYSSPQKALEKIESALILNVQEEWEKLKTSLETTFKEKESKTHKSLKQIRDILF from the coding sequence ATGTGCTTTAAAAAACTTATATCATTAGTAAGATTCAGAAAAAAAGAAAATGAGCAATTACCTAAGGTAGCAACTTGGGAGAATGATTGCTTAGGCTATAAACAAGTTGCAAGTAAATTTAGTTCTATAATTAAGACAATTGATAAGTCTTTTTCTATTGTATCCTTAGAAGGATATGATAAGTGGGGTAAGACGTTTTTTTTGAAAGAGTGGGCAAAGGATCTAGAGCAGCAAAATGAAATTGCAGCTTATTACAGCGCATGGGATATTAGTGCGCTAGATCAACCATTGCCTTCTTTTTTGCATTTCCTGTTTGAGGATCTATTCGCATCATACAAAGTAAAAAGGAGTGTTATACAGCAGTTCAAAAACATAAACCAAGAACTATTTTCTCTCAATACATTAGGAAAGCTAATCAGTAAATCTCCACTTGCTATGCTTTCAGTATTTCTCGATGCTGCAAAAGAGGCTGATAAGAAAGACATTGGTTTTGTCTTGGGTGAGTTAAATCTTCTCCAAAGGAGAAAAGAGAACATTAGAGATTTTAAAATACAACTAGCAGATGTGGTTAATAAAATCAGGAAAGACAAAAACATTTATATAATGGTGGATGATCTTGATATATGTCGCCCTAAATTCATTGTCGATTTTTTAGAATCCATAAAGTACATGCTTGATGTTGAGGGACTGGTTTTCATTATCTCTGTTAGTCAAGATAAAAGTAACGTGCAAAGAGCAATCAGCACAATACTTGGACCAAATTCCAGCCTAAAATCTTTTACTGATCTCTCTTTGCATTTACCAAAAGAGCCAACAGAGAGGTTTATAAGAAAACTGTTTGAAAGTTCTGAATTACCGAAAAAATCAAAGAGCTTAATTATAGATAGCTTTATATTTTATGCAGAAAGCTTCTCATTATCATTAAAAGCAATACAGTACTGCGTAAAGAAAATAAAGCTATGTTTTTTAAACTATGTGAAAGTTGATCCAAATTTATTTACATTTTTAATAATACTACAGTCAGTAAACACTGATTTGTATGAGGAATTATATTCATCACCTCAAAAAGCACTGGAGAAGATTGAGAGCGCTTTGATTCTAAACGTTCAGGAAGAATGGGAAAAGCTTAAAACTTCTCTTGAGACTACTTTTAAAGAAAAAGAATCAAAGACTCACAAATCTTTGAAGCAAATAAGAGATATCTTATTCTAA